From Streptomyces sp. GSL17-111, one genomic window encodes:
- a CDS encoding DUF1801 domain-containing protein, with the protein MVQPPPHEPRLLSGGNPQIPKGDGPAAVQAYLDAMPGWKRDVGRRLDALVVRTVPDVRKAVRWNSPFYGVEGDGWFLSFHCFTRYVKVTWLNGSSLDPRPPGASKHDQVRYLDIHEDDVLDEELLESWIRQAVELPGDPLF; encoded by the coding sequence ATGGTGCAACCGCCCCCTCATGAGCCGCGACTGCTGTCCGGCGGCAACCCGCAGATCCCGAAGGGTGACGGCCCTGCGGCCGTGCAGGCCTACCTCGACGCGATGCCGGGCTGGAAGCGGGACGTGGGGAGGCGCCTGGACGCGCTCGTCGTGCGCACGGTCCCCGACGTGCGCAAAGCCGTGCGCTGGAACTCGCCGTTCTACGGCGTTGAGGGCGACGGCTGGTTCCTCAGCTTCCACTGCTTCACGCGGTACGTGAAGGTCACCTGGCTGAACGGCTCCTCCCTGGACCCTCGCCCGCCGGGTGCATCCAAACACGATCAGGTGCGGTACCTCGACATTCACGAGGACGATGTGCTCGACGAGGAACTACTGGAGAGCTGGATCCGTCAGGCCGTTGAGCTTCCCGGGGACCCGCTTTTCTGA
- a CDS encoding DUF6188 family protein codes for MENGINRLEDGWDIRSMRGIGIGEVIIGSVLRLHAGSNQVEVHSPAKLTTDSESLLFHASARINLDRLPQLIDQVVAEVHAADSGSLRVRFASGWRLNVPVSSSAFGWIIGLRGSYFISSLPGGGVRMPNRPQA; via the coding sequence ATGGAGAACGGGATCAACCGCCTGGAAGACGGCTGGGACATCCGCTCGATGCGTGGGATTGGCATCGGCGAGGTGATCATCGGCAGCGTCCTGCGACTGCACGCCGGTTCGAACCAGGTAGAGGTCCACAGTCCCGCCAAGCTGACAACGGACAGCGAGTCCTTGCTCTTCCATGCCTCCGCACGGATCAACCTCGACCGACTTCCGCAGTTGATCGATCAGGTAGTCGCTGAGGTCCACGCAGCTGATTCGGGCAGCCTGCGAGTGCGCTTCGCCAGCGGGTGGCGCTTGAACGTACCCGTTTCTTCCAGTGCCTTCGGCTGGATCATCGGCCTGCGAGGCAGCTACTTCATCAGTTCGCTACCCGGTGGCGGCGTGAGAATGCCCAACCGGCCACAGGCTTGA
- a CDS encoding sigma-70 family RNA polymerase sigma factor, protein MGSEGRGETEQGSGGQEGNGRQPTPEAGGYRGPQVPGQGGASARKGRHRKDAGTGPPHRMPRQRTRSGPVSGGESPLSDSAADPPAATPPGTGPPPGAGPPGGPAGGRAVKDDESGEGSVRRALAEPVGDDELVIRMREGDSVAYDEVYRRHADAVRRYARSCCRDVDTADDLTNEVFARTLQAVRRGKGPRTALRAYLLASVRHAAAAWARTTRREQLVEDFAAFAVAAAGGRGAAADETLAFGAEVQAMHEAEHSMVVQAFRTLPERWQTVLWHTTVEESPPSEVAPLLGLSANATAVLAHRAREGLKQAYLQAHVSRSLTADAECARYAERIGAYTRGGLRTRAERGLRRHLEECARCRTAALEVGDVNTRLRALLPVAVIGWFAATYAVKAAAGALGGAGAVAGAGSAAAAGGVAGSGGSAGAGGAAAEGLGAPAKAGIAAGALTAAAAAVALVLALAGSPRQAEPPPPQAAPSTPHRTPEAAPPVVPEPEPDPVAVPVPPPPDPDPEPSPRPPRTAASPPPAPQPVPTRRSPSPAPSPAPVPAGYPLAELPYDVLNGISTPEYPALLLARSSPVWPRSGLRIAEERYAHGITVQAPSSVLVGLGGACVGYEALAGVDDLTMGLGAVRFVVSGDGRELWRSGVVSGGEPPVRVAVPVTGVETLRLAVEPVGPYGHVAQADWAQSVVSCR, encoded by the coding sequence ATGGGCAGTGAGGGGCGGGGCGAAACAGAGCAGGGCTCCGGCGGTCAGGAGGGGAACGGCCGGCAGCCCACGCCTGAGGCGGGCGGGTACCGGGGCCCGCAGGTCCCTGGCCAGGGTGGGGCGTCAGCCCGGAAAGGCCGGCACCGCAAGGACGCCGGCACCGGGCCGCCCCACAGGATGCCGCGGCAGCGCACGCGCAGCGGCCCGGTGTCCGGCGGCGAAAGCCCGCTGTCCGACAGCGCCGCCGATCCGCCCGCCGCTACGCCGCCCGGCACCGGGCCGCCCCCTGGCGCCGGGCCGCCGGGCGGCCCGGCTGGCGGGCGCGCCGTCAAGGACGACGAGAGCGGGGAAGGGAGTGTGCGACGGGCCCTCGCGGAGCCGGTGGGGGACGACGAGCTGGTGATCCGCATGCGCGAGGGAGACTCCGTCGCGTACGACGAGGTCTACCGACGCCATGCGGACGCCGTGCGGCGCTACGCGCGGAGCTGCTGCCGGGACGTGGACACGGCGGACGACCTCACCAACGAGGTCTTCGCCCGGACGCTGCAAGCAGTCCGGCGGGGCAAGGGGCCGCGCACCGCGCTCCGCGCCTACCTGCTCGCCTCCGTCCGGCACGCTGCGGCGGCCTGGGCCCGCACGACGCGGCGCGAGCAGCTCGTCGAGGACTTCGCGGCGTTCGCCGTGGCGGCGGCCGGCGGCCGGGGCGCGGCGGCGGACGAGACGCTCGCTTTCGGTGCCGAGGTCCAGGCAATGCACGAGGCCGAACACTCCATGGTCGTGCAGGCGTTCCGCACTCTGCCGGAGCGCTGGCAGACGGTGCTGTGGCACACCACGGTCGAGGAGTCGCCCCCGAGCGAGGTGGCACCGCTGCTCGGGCTGTCCGCCAACGCTACGGCGGTGCTCGCCCACCGGGCGCGGGAGGGCCTGAAGCAGGCGTACCTCCAGGCGCACGTCAGCCGATCGCTCACGGCGGACGCGGAGTGCGCCCGCTACGCCGAACGGATCGGCGCGTACACCCGGGGCGGTCTGCGCACCCGGGCCGAGCGGGGGCTGCGCCGGCATCTGGAGGAGTGCGCCCGCTGCCGTACGGCCGCGCTGGAGGTGGGCGACGTCAACACGCGGCTGCGGGCGCTGCTGCCGGTGGCCGTCATCGGCTGGTTCGCCGCGACCTATGCCGTCAAGGCGGCCGCCGGGGCCTTGGGCGGTGCGGGAGCCGTCGCGGGCGCGGGAAGTGCCGCAGCGGCCGGGGGCGTCGCGGGCTCGGGTGGCTCGGCCGGGGCCGGTGGTGCCGCGGCCGAGGGGCTGGGCGCTCCGGCGAAGGCCGGTATCGCCGCCGGGGCGCTGACGGCCGCCGCCGCGGCCGTCGCCCTGGTGCTCGCGCTCGCCGGCAGCCCGCGGCAGGCCGAGCCGCCGCCCCCGCAGGCCGCGCCGAGCACACCTCACCGGACGCCTGAAGCCGCACCCCCGGTCGTCCCGGAGCCGGAGCCGGACCCCGTCGCCGTCCCGGTGCCACCACCGCCCGACCCCGACCCCGAGCCCAGCCCTCGGCCGCCCCGCACGGCGGCGTCACCGCCTCCCGCGCCGCAACCCGTCCCGACGCGGCGGAGCCCGTCCCCAGCGCCCTCTCCGGCGCCCGTCCCGGCCGGTTACCCCTTGGCGGAGTTGCCGTACGACGTCCTGAACGGCATCTCCACCCCGGAGTACCCGGCCCTCCTCCTGGCGCGGAGCAGCCCGGTGTGGCCGCGTTCCGGCCTGCGCATCGCCGAGGAGCGTTACGCCCACGGCATCACCGTCCAGGCCCCCTCCTCCGTCCTGGTCGGCCTGGGCGGAGCGTGCGTCGGCTACGAGGCGCTGGCCGGGGTGGACGACCTGACGATGGGGCTGGGCGCCGTGCGGTTCGTCGTCTCCGGTGACGGACGGGAGCTGTGGCGCTCCGGCGTGGTGAGCGGCGGTGAGCCACCGGTACGCGTGGCCGTCCCGGTGACCGGGGTGGAGACGTTGCGCCTGGCCGTGGAGCCGGTCGGCCCGTACGGTCACGTGGCGCAGGCGGACTGGGCGCAGTCCGTGGTCTCCTGCCGCTGA
- a CDS encoding ATP-binding SpoIIE family protein phosphatase produces MNFTRWSARLPGTPRRSAVARAARSADSVPASGRPGREVPSARGELTDHDPDARADSLPVGPALDALSVHDLLGQVPALVALVQGPDHRIGYVNAAYVRAFGERPRGERAEEALPELVELGLLPLMEQVLRSGKPRTVKSRRVPGRTERHSYYTFTCTPVDLAHGDGGREGRGVLVFATDVTDQVESAERLRASEARQREAAVTLQRSLLPQELEQPDDLRVAATYRPGGTEAAVGGDWYDVITLGGGRTALVIGDVMGRGVRAAAVMGQLRTAVRAYARLDLPPHEVLQLLDGLAAEIDAGQIATCLYAVHDPGEELLTYASAGHLPVLVRDADGHVHSADEPTGPPLGTEGWQHTSATVPFPSGATAVLYTDGLVERRDADIDVGVAALEHAFAGATGSPEIICDRLLRALGITAEHDDDVALLVFQNPRRDGHHAELFHNAALDLLGGVEAAPRARAFASGVLTSWRFPRELHDLGVLAASELVANSLQHGVPPMRLRLRRTDRRLVVEVTDGDDHLPRRRQAEPADETGRGISIVATIAASWGARLTPGGGKAVWCEFTLPTVEPVAAAS; encoded by the coding sequence GTGAACTTCACGCGCTGGAGCGCCCGACTGCCCGGCACGCCGCGACGTTCCGCCGTCGCGCGCGCCGCACGGTCCGCCGACTCCGTGCCCGCGTCCGGCCGCCCCGGCCGCGAGGTGCCGTCCGCCCGCGGCGAGCTCACCGACCACGACCCCGACGCGCGCGCCGACAGCCTGCCCGTGGGCCCTGCCCTCGACGCCCTGTCCGTGCACGACCTCCTGGGCCAGGTGCCCGCTCTCGTCGCCCTCGTCCAGGGCCCCGATCACCGCATCGGCTACGTCAACGCCGCCTACGTGCGGGCCTTCGGCGAGCGGCCTCGCGGTGAGAGGGCCGAGGAGGCGCTGCCCGAGCTCGTCGAGCTCGGCCTGCTGCCCCTGATGGAGCAGGTGTTGCGGAGCGGGAAGCCGCGCACCGTCAAGTCACGGCGTGTTCCGGGGCGCACGGAGAGGCACAGCTACTACACCTTCACCTGTACCCCGGTCGATCTCGCGCACGGAGACGGCGGGCGTGAGGGGCGCGGAGTGCTCGTCTTCGCAACCGATGTCACCGATCAGGTGGAATCCGCAGAGCGGCTGCGTGCCAGCGAGGCCCGGCAGCGCGAGGCGGCCGTCACCCTCCAGCGGAGCCTGCTGCCGCAGGAGCTGGAACAGCCCGACGACCTCCGCGTCGCCGCCACCTACCGCCCCGGCGGCACCGAGGCCGCTGTCGGAGGCGACTGGTACGACGTCATCACCCTCGGCGGCGGCCGTACCGCTCTCGTCATCGGGGACGTGATGGGGCGCGGGGTCCGGGCCGCCGCCGTCATGGGCCAGCTGCGCACGGCGGTCCGCGCCTACGCCCGGCTCGACCTCCCACCTCACGAGGTGCTGCAGCTGCTTGACGGGCTGGCCGCCGAGATCGATGCCGGGCAGATCGCCACCTGCCTCTACGCCGTGCACGATCCGGGCGAGGAGCTCCTCACCTATGCGTCCGCCGGTCACCTGCCCGTTCTCGTCCGCGACGCCGACGGGCACGTCCACAGTGCCGACGAGCCCACAGGCCCGCCGCTCGGCACCGAGGGCTGGCAGCACACCTCGGCCACTGTGCCCTTCCCCTCGGGCGCCACGGCGGTCCTCTACACCGACGGTCTCGTCGAGCGCCGCGACGCCGACATCGACGTCGGCGTCGCGGCGCTCGAACACGCCTTCGCCGGAGCGACCGGATCGCCCGAGATCATCTGCGACCGGCTGCTGCGGGCCCTCGGCATCACGGCCGAGCACGACGACGACGTCGCCCTGCTCGTCTTCCAGAACCCCCGCCGCGACGGCCACCACGCCGAGCTCTTCCACAACGCCGCACTCGACCTGCTCGGCGGTGTGGAGGCGGCACCTCGTGCCCGCGCCTTCGCCTCGGGAGTCCTGACCTCCTGGCGCTTCCCGCGTGAGCTGCACGACCTCGGTGTCCTGGCCGCGAGCGAACTCGTCGCCAACTCCCTGCAGCACGGCGTCCCGCCCATGCGGCTACGCCTGCGGCGCACCGATCGTCGGCTCGTCGTCGAGGTCACCGACGGGGACGACCACCTCCCCCGGCGTCGGCAGGCCGAGCCCGCCGACGAGACGGGTCGCGGCATCTCGATCGTCGCCACGATCGCCGCCTCCTGGGGCGCCCGCCTCACACCCGGGGGCGGGAAGGCGGTCTGGTGCGAGTTCACGCTCCCCACGGTCGAACCGGTGGCCGCCGCGTCCTGA
- a CDS encoding transposase — protein MGKPRWTWSNGAFPRGTAAGFPDAGPYPVGCRETGSKQHLICDGRGTPLKVIITAANVNDVTLTLVLVDGIPPGGRLDLHDALVCLACSLICWRMTQENGGRLSWRSSLWPVGHSHAATG, from the coding sequence GTGGGGAAGCCCCGTTGGACCTGGTCCAACGGGGCTTTTCCGCGTGGTACGGCAGCAGGTTTTCCGGACGCCGGGCCGTATCCGGTCGGTTGCAGGGAAACGGGCAGTAAGCAGCACCTGATCTGCGACGGACGTGGCACCCCGCTCAAAGTCATCATCACTGCCGCCAACGTCAACGACGTCACCCTGACTCTCGTCCTGGTAGACGGCATCCCACCGGGGGGACGCCTCGACCTGCACGACGCACTGGTCTGCCTTGCCTGCAGCCTCATCTGCTGGAGGATGACTCAAGAAAACGGGGGTCGTCTGAGCTGGCGCTCAAGCCTGTGGCCGGTTGGGCATTCTCACGCCGCCACCGGGTAG
- a CDS encoding TetR/AcrR family transcriptional regulator — translation MGGTRHLDGVATEPGTDGPDPDTSPGAPEGGGRAAPLRVDARRNLEHVLRAAREVFGELGYGAPMEDVARRARVGVGTVYRRFPSKHVLVRRIAEEETARLTEQARTALRQEGEPWPALARFLRTSAASGAGRLLPPEILRVGVEPALGSTPVSGSIGAGAETGAGVDGGGRTDVATAPNRSPGADEAPGEPRVPQQRRHLSAVQGGEPSVVLTGDGLIPGGEEPIAGASGSLELLGVVGELVRRAREAGELRADVTVADMLLVIATAAPALPDAEQQRQASDRLLDILLEGLRSRPRA, via the coding sequence ATGGGAGGGACCAGGCACCTCGACGGCGTCGCGACGGAGCCCGGTACCGACGGCCCCGATCCCGACACGTCGCCCGGGGCCCCCGAGGGGGGTGGCAGGGCGGCTCCCTTGCGGGTCGACGCCCGGCGCAATCTGGAGCACGTGCTCCGGGCCGCGCGCGAGGTCTTCGGCGAACTGGGCTACGGCGCGCCCATGGAGGACGTGGCCCGCCGCGCGCGGGTCGGAGTGGGCACGGTCTACCGCCGGTTCCCGAGCAAGCACGTCCTGGTCCGGCGGATCGCCGAGGAGGAGACCGCACGGCTGACCGAGCAGGCGAGGACGGCGCTGCGGCAGGAGGGGGAGCCCTGGCCGGCGCTGGCACGCTTCCTGCGGACGTCGGCGGCGTCCGGGGCCGGGCGGCTGCTGCCGCCGGAGATACTCCGGGTCGGGGTCGAGCCGGCCCTCGGCTCCACCCCGGTCAGCGGGTCCATCGGGGCAGGCGCCGAAACGGGCGCCGGAGTGGACGGGGGCGGCAGGACGGACGTCGCCACCGCGCCGAATCGGTCTCCGGGTGCGGACGAGGCACCGGGCGAGCCGCGCGTGCCCCAGCAGCGTCGGCACCTCTCGGCCGTCCAGGGCGGCGAGCCGTCAGTGGTCCTCACGGGCGACGGGCTCATACCCGGGGGCGAGGAGCCCATCGCGGGGGCGAGCGGTTCTCTGGAACTGCTCGGCGTCGTGGGAGAGCTGGTGCGCCGGGCCCGGGAAGCGGGTGAGCTCCGAGCCGACGTGACGGTGGCCGACATGCTGCTCGTCATCGCCACGGCCGCGCCCGCCCTGCCGGACGCCGAGCAGCAGCGGCAGGCCTCCGACCGGCTGCTGGACATCCTGCTGGAAGGGCTGCGTTCTCGTCCGAGGGCCTGA
- a CDS encoding MarR family winged helix-turn-helix transcriptional regulator, which translates to MADLPPLDEQIAIYQREFRDLDPQVERVVNALCRLDRRLSVAYDRQLATLGLNSAEWEVLKELVMAGRPYQLWPGTLAKRLGLTPAAMTHRVDRMVAAGLVTRERDEENRVRVIIGLTDEGREKWLQVMRQATSFEEELLEDLSGAERSHLGDLLTRLLERLETRLS; encoded by the coding sequence ATGGCCGACCTCCCGCCGCTCGACGAACAGATCGCCATCTACCAGCGCGAGTTCCGTGACCTGGACCCGCAGGTGGAGCGCGTCGTCAACGCCCTCTGCCGCCTCGATCGCCGACTGAGCGTCGCGTACGACCGTCAACTGGCGACCCTCGGGCTCAACAGCGCGGAGTGGGAGGTCCTGAAGGAGCTCGTCATGGCCGGCCGGCCGTACCAGCTGTGGCCGGGGACCCTCGCCAAACGCCTGGGCCTCACCCCGGCGGCGATGACCCATCGGGTCGACCGCATGGTGGCGGCAGGTCTCGTCACCCGGGAACGCGACGAGGAGAACCGGGTCCGCGTCATCATCGGACTGACGGACGAAGGACGCGAGAAGTGGCTACAGGTCATGCGCCAGGCGACCTCCTTCGAGGAGGAACTGCTTGAGGACCTTTCCGGCGCCGAACGCTCCCACCTGGGAGACCTCCTCACCCGGCTGTTGGAACGACTCGAGACGCGACTGTCCTGA
- a CDS encoding NAD(P)/FAD-dependent oxidoreductase: protein MRILVIGGGYVGMYTALRLQKKLKLELKRAREGKGGVEIAVVSPEPYMTYQPFLPEAGAGSISPRHVVVPLRRVLRDCRIIVGEARQVEHAARVVTVETAATGEEGGGPLRLHYDELVLAPGSVSRALPVPGLADVGIGFKTVEEAIGLRNHVLEQLDIASSTRDPEIRDAALTFVFVGGGYAGVEALAELEDMARYACRYYHNLRPEELKWILVEATGRILPEVGEEMGKYAVRELRARAVDVRLDTRLESCENRVAVLSDGSRHPCRTLVWTAGVKPHPIVSATDLPRTERGRLSCSATLQVEGAEHAWAAGDAAAVPDLTAEEPGVECAPNAQHAVRQARVLADNIVAVLHGRPQTAYRHAYAGSVASLGLHKGVARVYGRRLKGYPAWFMHRVYHLSRVPTFNRKARVLAEWTLAGFFKREIVSLGSLEHPRAEFEIAAGDGHRPGKP, encoded by the coding sequence GTGCGCATTCTGGTGATCGGCGGCGGTTACGTCGGCATGTACACCGCGCTGCGCCTGCAGAAGAAGTTGAAACTTGAACTGAAAAGGGCGCGGGAGGGGAAGGGCGGCGTCGAGATCGCCGTCGTCAGCCCCGAGCCCTACATGACGTATCAGCCCTTCCTGCCCGAGGCCGGTGCCGGTTCCATCTCCCCCCGCCACGTCGTCGTCCCCCTCCGCCGGGTCCTGCGGGACTGCCGCATCATCGTCGGTGAGGCCCGGCAGGTCGAGCACGCCGCACGCGTCGTGACCGTCGAGACCGCCGCGACCGGCGAGGAAGGAGGCGGCCCGCTCCGCCTGCACTACGACGAGCTCGTTCTCGCCCCCGGCTCCGTCTCCCGCGCGCTGCCCGTCCCCGGCCTGGCGGACGTCGGTATCGGCTTCAAAACCGTCGAAGAGGCGATCGGACTGCGCAACCACGTCCTCGAGCAGCTGGACATCGCTTCCTCGACCCGCGACCCCGAGATCCGGGACGCCGCCCTGACCTTCGTCTTCGTGGGGGGCGGTTACGCCGGTGTGGAGGCGCTGGCCGAGCTGGAGGACATGGCGCGCTACGCCTGCCGGTATTACCACAACCTCCGGCCGGAGGAGCTCAAGTGGATCCTGGTCGAGGCCACCGGCCGCATCCTCCCGGAAGTGGGGGAGGAGATGGGCAAGTACGCCGTGCGGGAACTGCGCGCCCGAGCGGTGGACGTCCGGCTCGACACCCGGCTGGAGAGCTGCGAGAACCGTGTCGCCGTCCTCAGCGACGGCTCCCGTCACCCCTGCCGCACGCTCGTGTGGACGGCGGGCGTCAAACCTCACCCGATCGTGTCAGCCACGGATCTGCCCCGCACCGAGCGCGGACGCCTCAGCTGCAGCGCGACGCTTCAGGTGGAAGGCGCCGAACACGCCTGGGCCGCCGGGGACGCCGCCGCCGTCCCCGACCTCACAGCGGAGGAACCCGGAGTGGAGTGCGCTCCGAACGCCCAGCACGCCGTACGGCAGGCCCGCGTCCTGGCCGACAACATCGTCGCCGTCCTGCACGGCCGGCCGCAGACCGCCTACCGTCACGCCTACGCCGGTTCCGTCGCCTCCCTGGGGCTGCACAAAGGCGTGGCGCGCGTATACGGTCGCAGGCTCAAGGGCTATCCCGCCTGGTTCATGCACCGCGTCTACCACCTCAGCCGCGTACCGACGTTCAACCGGAAGGCGCGCGTCCTGGCCGAATGGACGCTCGCCGGCTTCTTCAAGAGGGAGATCGTCTCCCTCGGCTCTCTGGAACATCCCCGTGCAGAGTTCGAGATCGCCGCTGGTGACGGTCACCGTCCCGGCAAACCGTGA
- a CDS encoding MFS transporter — protein sequence MTTATGATLRRIQLGNALSAFGSGFTVPYLFIYVADVRGLGPSMAGAVLAVFAAAALLVLPLVGRVIDRRGPLPVALAGTGGASVGALGFGLTEQAATVLTAAAVLGAGVAVLQPALATMIVWCSTTETRSRAFATQFFLINLGMGAGGLLGGLIVDEHAPASFTLLFSIQAVMFLVLGGVLWTVRVPRAPAVGDAPAAAGRAPAASGWRALLEDRAMVLLSVLGFVLFFTCYGQFESGLAAYGVEVTGISTSTLGLALFANTVVIMLAQFVVLRMVHGRRRSRVVALVGVVWAVAWLAAGASGLVPEAPALAVTLFIGTYALFGLGEAMLSPTVAPLVADLAPQRMVGRYNSAFALVKQLGVAVGPAVGGLMAAQGAYTAYIALLVMCSLGIALLALRLGRRLTPVQDDPALRVSQVVLKSPQPGGPDAAGRPVGVTV from the coding sequence GTGACCACCGCGACGGGCGCGACGCTGCGCCGGATTCAGCTCGGGAACGCACTGAGCGCGTTCGGCAGCGGGTTCACCGTGCCGTACCTCTTCATCTACGTGGCCGACGTGCGCGGCCTCGGCCCCTCCATGGCCGGTGCCGTGCTCGCGGTCTTCGCCGCGGCGGCGCTGCTGGTGCTGCCGTTGGTGGGCAGGGTGATCGACCGGCGAGGGCCACTGCCCGTCGCCCTCGCCGGTACGGGGGGCGCGTCCGTCGGCGCGCTGGGGTTCGGGCTGACCGAGCAGGCAGCGACGGTGCTCACGGCTGCGGCGGTCCTGGGCGCGGGCGTCGCGGTGCTCCAGCCCGCGCTGGCCACGATGATCGTCTGGTGCTCCACCACCGAGACCCGGTCGCGGGCCTTCGCGACGCAGTTCTTCCTCATCAACCTCGGCATGGGAGCCGGCGGGCTGCTGGGTGGGCTGATCGTCGACGAGCACGCTCCGGCGAGCTTCACCCTGCTGTTCAGCATCCAGGCCGTGATGTTCCTCGTGCTGGGCGGCGTCCTGTGGACCGTGCGGGTGCCGCGTGCGCCCGCCGTGGGCGACGCCCCCGCAGCAGCCGGTCGGGCCCCGGCTGCATCGGGCTGGCGTGCTCTGCTCGAGGACCGGGCGATGGTGCTGTTGAGCGTTCTGGGCTTCGTGCTGTTCTTCACGTGCTACGGCCAGTTCGAGTCGGGGCTGGCGGCGTACGGCGTCGAGGTCACCGGCATCTCGACGTCCACGCTGGGCCTCGCACTTTTCGCGAACACCGTAGTGATCATGCTGGCCCAGTTCGTCGTGCTGCGGATGGTCCACGGTCGCCGACGCAGCCGGGTCGTGGCCCTCGTCGGCGTGGTGTGGGCGGTGGCCTGGTTGGCCGCGGGGGCTTCCGGGCTCGTGCCTGAGGCTCCCGCGCTGGCCGTCACGTTGTTCATCGGCACGTACGCGCTGTTCGGCCTGGGCGAGGCCATGCTGTCGCCGACGGTGGCACCGCTGGTCGCCGACCTCGCACCGCAACGCATGGTAGGCCGGTACAACTCGGCGTTCGCCCTGGTCAAGCAGCTGGGTGTGGCGGTCGGTCCGGCGGTCGGCGGGCTCATGGCGGCCCAGGGGGCCTACACGGCCTACATCGCCCTGCTGGTGATGTGCTCCCTGGGCATCGCCCTGCTGGCACTCCGCCTGGGCCGACGACTGACTCCCGTGCAGGACGACCCGGCGCTGCGGGTGTCGCAGGTCGTGCTGAAGTCCCCGCAGCCCGGAGGACCGGACGCCGCCGGTCGGCCGGTCGGCGTCACCGTGTGA